The following are encoded together in the Candidatus Methylomirabilota bacterium genome:
- a CDS encoding FAD-binding oxidoreductase produces MLAGIVAQVAAEVVICGAGIAGVATAYHLAVRRGVRDVLLVDERPPLSLTSDKSAECYRNWWPGPGDDMVAVMNRSIDLLEELAHESDNVMRLNRRGYLFATADPARVSRFVEMAREAATLGSGPMRLHATVASGYEPAASEGFDSPLTGSDVITEPVLIRRHFPFLAPETLALVHARRCGWFSGQQLGMYMLERAREHGVRLMEGRVERIDTAGGRVRGVDMRAAGGLQTIGTSRVVLAAGPLHETAARMLGIKLPLFCELHAKIAFNDPLGAMPRSAPLTIWTDPVTIAWSEDEREELSSSARHRRLVDELPGGAHGRPEGAGESTSVLGIWTYDVETVEPSFPPEFDPAYPEVVLHGMARMIPRLSPYLTRMPRCFVDGGYYTKTRENRFLAGPLPMEGAYVIGALSGYGMMASNGAADLLADYIAERPLPRYAPAFRLDRYENPDYVKLLEGWGDSGQL; encoded by the coding sequence ATGCTGGCGGGCATCGTGGCCCAAGTCGCAGCGGAGGTCGTGATCTGTGGCGCAGGTATCGCCGGCGTCGCCACCGCCTACCACCTGGCCGTGCGCCGCGGAGTGCGCGACGTGCTCCTGGTGGACGAGCGCCCGCCCCTCTCCCTGACCAGCGACAAGTCCGCGGAGTGCTACCGCAACTGGTGGCCCGGTCCCGGCGACGACATGGTCGCGGTGATGAACCGGAGCATCGACCTTCTCGAGGAGCTGGCCCACGAGAGCGACAATGTCATGCGCCTCAATCGGCGTGGCTACCTCTTCGCCACCGCTGACCCCGCGCGCGTCTCTCGCTTCGTGGAGATGGCACGCGAGGCGGCCACGCTCGGCTCCGGGCCGATGCGCCTGCACGCGACGGTGGCAAGCGGCTACGAGCCCGCCGCCTCAGAAGGATTCGACTCGCCGCTGACCGGCTCGGACGTGATCACCGAGCCGGTACTCATCCGGCGCCACTTCCCCTTCCTCGCCCCGGAGACGCTGGCCCTCGTCCACGCCCGGCGCTGCGGATGGTTCAGCGGCCAGCAGCTCGGCATGTACATGCTCGAGCGCGCCCGCGAGCATGGGGTCCGCCTCATGGAAGGTCGGGTGGAGCGCATCGACACGGCAGGCGGACGCGTGCGCGGCGTCGACATGCGCGCCGCAGGTGGCCTCCAGACCATCGGGACCTCGCGCGTGGTGCTGGCGGCGGGACCGTTACACGAGACGGCGGCCCGGATGCTCGGGATCAAGCTCCCGCTCTTCTGCGAGCTGCACGCCAAGATCGCCTTCAACGACCCGCTCGGCGCGATGCCGCGCTCGGCGCCCCTGACCATCTGGACCGATCCGGTGACCATCGCGTGGTCGGAGGACGAGCGGGAGGAGCTGTCGAGCTCGGCCCGCCACCGGCGTCTCGTGGACGAGCTACCGGGGGGCGCGCACGGCCGTCCCGAGGGCGCGGGGGAAAGCACTTCCGTCCTCGGCATCTGGACCTATGACGTCGAGACCGTGGAGCCCAGCTTTCCGCCGGAATTCGATCCTGCCTACCCCGAGGTCGTGCTCCATGGGATGGCGCGGATGATCCCGCGTCTCTCGCCCTATCTCACGCGCATGCCTCGCTGCTTCGTGGACGGCGGCTACTACACCAAGACGCGAGAGAATCGCTTTCTCGCCGGGCCGCTGCCCATGGAGGGCGCCTACGTGATCGGCGCGCTCTCCGGCTACGGCATGATGGCCTCCAATGGCGCGGCGGATCTTCTCGCCGACTACATCGCCGAGCGCCCGCTCCCGCGCTATGCTCCCGCCTTCCGCCTCGACCGCTACGAGAACCCCGACTACGTCAAGCTGCTCGAGGGCTGGGGCGACTCCGGCCAGCTTTGA
- a CDS encoding GNAT family N-acetyltransferase, producing the protein MALAPIIRRYEPADFDAVNDLWRRARLRAFPDFQARKGHTAEEDREHFRDVVLVRHDVWVAELDGRATGFLAMAGDFIDQLYIDPDHQRKGIGRALIAHAQALSPSGLRLFTFQINHDGRAFYESLGFVAVRLGVSPAPESEPDVEYHWKPQRESIACS; encoded by the coding sequence ATGGCGCTCGCCCCGATCATCCGTCGCTACGAGCCGGCGGACTTTGATGCGGTGAACGATCTCTGGCGGCGCGCCCGCCTCCGGGCCTTTCCGGATTTCCAGGCGCGGAAGGGACATACGGCGGAGGAGGATCGCGAGCACTTCCGCGACGTGGTCCTGGTCCGTCATGATGTCTGGGTGGCGGAGCTCGACGGGAGGGCCACGGGGTTTCTGGCCATGGCCGGTGATTTCATCGACCAGCTCTACATTGACCCGGATCACCAGCGGAAGGGCATCGGGCGCGCCCTGATCGCTCATGCCCAGGCGCTGTCGCCCTCCGGCCTTCGCCTCTTCACCTTCCAGATCAACCACGATGGCCGCGCCTTCTATGAGAGCCTCGGGTTCGTGGCCGTGAGGCTCGGCGTCAGCCCGGCGCCGGAATCCGAGCCCGATGTCGAATACCACTGGAAGCCTCAACGGGAGAGCATCGCCTGCTCGTAG
- a CDS encoding class II aldolase/adducin family protein, which produces MTDSALTIRSLKDKVSPEEWAVRVDLAACYRLVSRYGWEDLVFTHISARVPGTQDHFLINPYGLFFDEITASSLVKIDQEGNKADDSPFPVNAAGFVIHSAIHGARHDAQCVLHTHTPSGVAVSTQRAGLLPISQHSISVLGSLSYHDFEGPALRDDEKPRLVADLGDKNSLILRNHGLLTVGETVAEAFVSMYYLETSCAIQVRAQSGGGELISVPKEIIDSAYPVMGARRGGSRGELVWPGLLRRLDRSDPSYRD; this is translated from the coding sequence ATGACCGATTCAGCCCTGACCATACGATCGCTCAAGGACAAGGTCTCGCCAGAGGAATGGGCGGTGCGTGTGGATCTCGCGGCCTGCTATCGGCTCGTGTCGCGGTACGGCTGGGAGGATCTCGTCTTCACGCATATCAGCGCGCGGGTCCCGGGCACCCAGGACCACTTCCTGATCAATCCGTACGGTCTGTTCTTCGACGAGATCACGGCCTCGAGCCTGGTCAAGATCGACCAGGAGGGCAACAAGGCGGATGACTCGCCGTTTCCCGTCAACGCCGCTGGCTTCGTCATTCACAGCGCCATTCATGGCGCGCGCCACGACGCCCAGTGCGTGCTGCACACACACACCCCGAGCGGGGTGGCCGTCTCGACGCAGCGGGCGGGACTGCTCCCGATCTCCCAGCATTCGATCTCGGTGCTCGGGAGCCTGAGCTACCATGACTTCGAAGGTCCGGCCCTCCGGGACGACGAGAAGCCCCGGCTCGTGGCGGACCTCGGCGACAAGAACTCGCTGATCTTGAGAAATCACGGGCTCCTGACCGTGGGGGAGACCGTGGCCGAGGCCTTCGTCTCCATGTACTACCTGGAGACGTCCTGCGCGATCCAGGTACGCGCCCAGTCGGGCGGGGGAGAGCTGATCTCGGTTCCCAAGGAGATCATCGACAGCGCCTACCCTGTCATGGGCGCCAGACGGGGAGGGAGCCGGGGCGAGCTGGTGTGGCCCGGGCTGCTCCGGCGGCTCGACCGTAGCGATCCCTCGTATCGCGACTGA
- a CDS encoding DUF4197 domain-containing protein, with amino-acid sequence MIALRLAVAVALALFATPAWAQLDQVLKGLGLSQQGSGLSDVKVGAGLKEALQVATEKSVSLTGRTNGYFGNEAIKILMPEKLRSVEQGLRVVGYGPKVDEFVLSMNRAAEKAAPAAKKIFWDAIGSMTFDDAQKILGGGDTAATDFFKRTTTDKLTAAFKPVVDRTMGEVGVVRKYKELMGRFEAIPFAQSQTFDLDGYVVGKALDGLFHVVGEQERQIRTNPAARTTALLKEVFASK; translated from the coding sequence ATGATCGCGCTCAGGCTGGCCGTGGCCGTCGCCCTCGCTCTCTTCGCCACGCCCGCATGGGCGCAGCTCGATCAGGTCCTCAAAGGTCTTGGCCTAAGCCAGCAAGGCAGCGGCCTGTCCGACGTCAAGGTCGGAGCCGGGTTGAAGGAGGCGCTCCAGGTCGCCACCGAGAAGTCAGTCAGTCTCACCGGGCGGACGAACGGCTACTTCGGCAACGAGGCGATCAAGATCCTCATGCCCGAGAAGCTGCGCAGCGTGGAGCAGGGGCTGCGGGTCGTGGGCTACGGCCCCAAGGTCGACGAGTTCGTGCTGAGCATGAACCGGGCCGCCGAGAAGGCCGCGCCGGCCGCCAAGAAGATCTTCTGGGACGCCATCGGCTCGATGACCTTCGACGACGCCCAGAAGATTCTGGGGGGCGGGGACACCGCGGCCACGGACTTCTTCAAGCGGACGACGACCGACAAGCTCACGGCGGCCTTCAAGCCCGTGGTGGATCGCACCATGGGAGAAGTCGGAGTGGTCCGCAAGTACAAGGAGCTGATGGGGCGCTTCGAGGCCATTCCCTTCGCGCAGAGCCAGACCTTCGACCTCGACGGCTACGTGGTCGGCAAGGCGCTGGACGGTCTGTTCCACGTGGTGGGCGAGCAGGAGCGGCAGATCCGAACGAACCCGGCGGCGCGGACGACGGCCCTGCTCAAGGAAGTCTTTGCCTCGAAGTGA